In Picosynechococcus sp. PCC 7002, the following are encoded in one genomic region:
- the aroA gene encoding 3-phosphoshikimate 1-carboxyvinyltransferase yields MIRLETVSPHQQLVITPPASGLSLQGKVRIPGDKSISHRALMLGAIAEGETIIEGLLLGEDPRSTAACFAAMGANISELNETEVRVQGVGLGNLQEPDNVLDAGNSGTTMRLMMGLLASSPDRFFAVTGDGSLRSRPMSRVVNPLKEMGAQIWGKKGNTLAPLAIQGQQLKGIHYHSPIASAQVKSCVLLAGLLAEGQTTVTEPALSRDHSERMLRAFGANLTIDPETHSVTIDPHPTLRGQKVVVPGDISSAAFWMVAAAIVPDSDLTIENVGINPTRTGIIEAMQMMGADMTLDNAREVAGEPVADLRVQYSPLKGCTIGGEIIPRLIDEIPILAVAACFAAGTTIIKDAEELRVKESDRLAVMAAELTKMGANIIEHPDGLEIIGGASLNGAEMDSYTDHRIAMSLAIAALNAKDETRIHRAEAASISYPTFVETLTNVCQFE; encoded by the coding sequence ATGATTCGCCTCGAAACGGTTTCTCCCCACCAGCAACTTGTGATTACGCCGCCTGCATCGGGCCTCAGTTTGCAGGGAAAGGTGCGGATTCCGGGGGATAAGTCCATTTCCCACCGGGCGTTGATGTTGGGGGCGATCGCCGAAGGCGAAACGATCATCGAAGGCTTGCTATTGGGCGAAGATCCCCGCAGTACGGCGGCCTGTTTCGCGGCGATGGGGGCCAATATTTCAGAATTAAATGAAACGGAAGTCCGGGTGCAGGGGGTCGGCCTTGGTAATTTGCAAGAACCGGACAATGTCCTTGATGCGGGCAACTCCGGCACCACGATGCGCTTGATGATGGGTCTGCTGGCTTCGTCGCCGGATCGCTTTTTTGCCGTGACTGGAGATGGTTCCTTGCGATCGCGCCCCATGTCCCGGGTTGTCAATCCCCTGAAGGAAATGGGGGCACAAATTTGGGGCAAAAAAGGCAATACCCTCGCTCCCCTAGCGATTCAAGGACAACAGTTAAAGGGAATTCATTACCATTCCCCCATTGCGTCAGCCCAGGTAAAATCCTGTGTATTGTTGGCGGGCCTCTTGGCAGAGGGGCAAACCACCGTCACCGAACCTGCCCTTTCGCGGGATCACAGTGAACGGATGCTCCGGGCCTTTGGCGCAAATCTCACCATTGATCCCGAAACCCACAGCGTCACTATTGACCCTCACCCGACGTTGCGGGGCCAAAAAGTGGTGGTGCCGGGGGATATTAGTTCGGCGGCTTTTTGGATGGTGGCGGCGGCGATTGTGCCCGATTCTGATTTGACGATTGAGAATGTGGGGATTAATCCGACCCGCACCGGGATTATTGAAGCGATGCAGATGATGGGGGCGGACATGACCCTGGATAATGCGCGGGAAGTGGCCGGGGAACCGGTGGCGGATCTGCGGGTGCAATATTCTCCCCTCAAGGGTTGCACCATCGGCGGCGAGATTATTCCCCGGCTGATTGATGAAATTCCGATCCTGGCGGTGGCGGCCTGTTTCGCAGCAGGAACAACGATCATCAAAGATGCTGAGGAGTTACGGGTCAAAGAAAGCGATCGCCTCGCGGTGATGGCCGCAGAATTGACGAAAATGGGTGCGAACATTATCGAGCATCCCGACGGCCTAGAGATCATTGGGGGCGCCTCTTTAAACGGAGCAGAAATGGATAGCTACACTGACCATCGCATTGCCATGAGTTTGGCGATCGCCGCTTTAAATGCCAAAGATGAAACCCGCATCCACCGGGCCGAAGCCGCCTCCATTTCCTATCCCACCTTTGTCGAAACCCTCACCAATGTTTGTCAGTTTGAATAG
- a CDS encoding DUF4912 domain-containing protein yields MTTTVGNGFADNPEDMTLRQLRKLASKLGISRYSRMRKDQLLAEVKKRSSYDNPKASVTPDKTESITPVNSQEEETQVEAAKFEVGQDDPIELDLASVDEDLGDLPGGYGQSRIVLLPRDPQWAYAYWDIPNDHKQYLRNQGGQQIALRLYDVTDINLDYQTPHNVQEYLCDEMAREWYFPVPVSDRDYVVEIGYRCADGRWLSLARSTAIRIPPVYPSDWVEDIFVTVQWDEELKGKTVYNLVPPAKKQAEAAAAAAESTSSPIYDEIFGDLQSLEAQRIAGSLFGSMQHVAGSVPPQESISSYVFPSGAGLWAAPNVSGLNMSGLNMSGAGFASMPPARPRKFWLVADAELIVYGATEPDATVTIGGQPIKLNPDGTFRFQMSFQDGNIDYPIVAVAADGEQTRSIHMTFDRATPSRNTNTKEQAMDEWFV; encoded by the coding sequence ATGACCACCACAGTAGGCAATGGATTCGCAGACAACCCAGAAGATATGACCCTGAGGCAACTACGGAAGCTCGCCAGCAAACTTGGCATCAGCCGCTATAGTCGGATGCGCAAAGATCAACTCCTCGCTGAGGTGAAAAAACGCTCAAGCTACGACAATCCCAAAGCCTCAGTCACCCCCGACAAAACTGAATCCATCACCCCAGTCAATAGCCAAGAGGAGGAAACTCAAGTGGAAGCAGCAAAATTTGAAGTTGGTCAAGATGATCCTATCGAGCTCGATCTCGCCAGTGTCGATGAAGACCTCGGTGACCTCCCCGGCGGCTATGGTCAAAGTCGCATCGTTCTCTTACCCCGTGATCCCCAATGGGCCTACGCCTACTGGGATATCCCCAACGACCACAAGCAATACCTGCGGAACCAAGGGGGCCAGCAGATCGCCCTCCGCCTCTATGACGTAACGGACATCAACCTCGACTACCAGACCCCCCACAACGTCCAAGAATATTTGTGTGATGAAATGGCGCGGGAATGGTATTTCCCCGTCCCCGTTAGCGATCGCGATTACGTTGTCGAAATCGGTTACCGTTGCGCCGATGGCCGTTGGTTAAGCTTGGCCCGCTCCACCGCAATTCGCATTCCCCCCGTCTATCCCAGCGACTGGGTAGAAGACATCTTTGTGACCGTCCAGTGGGATGAAGAACTGAAAGGAAAAACCGTTTACAACCTGGTACCCCCAGCCAAGAAACAAGCAGAAGCTGCTGCCGCCGCTGCCGAAAGTACCTCTAGTCCCATCTACGACGAAATCTTTGGCGATCTCCAATCCCTCGAAGCCCAACGTATTGCTGGGTCTCTGTTTGGTTCGATGCAACATGTGGCTGGTTCAGTACCGCCCCAAGAATCCATCAGTTCCTATGTCTTCCCCTCTGGGGCAGGACTATGGGCAGCCCCCAACGTTTCTGGCCTCAATATGTCCGGCTTGAATATGTCCGGTGCTGGCTTTGCGTCGATGCCACCAGCGCGTCCCCGGAAATTCTGGCTCGTGGCTGATGCAGAGTTGATTGTTTACGGTGCGACGGAACCCGATGCCACTGTCACTATTGGTGGTCAACCGATCAAACTGAATCCAGACGGCACATTCCGCTTCCAGATGTCTTTCCAGGACGGCAATATCGATTATCCGATTGTGGCTGTGGCTGCCGATGGGGAACAAACCCGTTCGATTCACATGACCTTTGACCGGGCGACTCCTTCTCGGAATACCAACACCAAAGAACAGGCAATGGACGAGTGGTTTGTCTAG
- a CDS encoding NAD(P)H-quinone oxidoreductase subunit F: MNTFFSQSVWLVPCYPLLGMGLSALWMPSITRKTGPRPAGYVNMLLTFMALVHSCLAFIERWEQPALKPSLTWLQAADLTLSIDLDISSITIGALILIAGINLLAQLYAVAYLEMDWGWARFFATMSLFEAGMCALVLCNSLFFSYVVLEILTLGTYLLIGYWFNQSLVVTGARDAFLTKRVGDLFLLMGVVALLPLAGTWNFDGLAEWAATAELDPTLATLLCLALIAGPLGKCAQFPLHLWLDEAMESPVPATVVRNSLVVGTGAWVLIKLQPIFALSDFASTFMIAIGATTALGAAMVAIAQIDIKRSLSYSVSAYMGMVFMAVGSQQDQTTLVLLLTYGVAMAILVMAIGGVVLVNISQDLTQYGGLWSRRPITGICYLVGAASLVALPPFGGFWSLAQLTTNFWKTSPILAVILITVNALTSFSIMREFGLIFGGKPKQMTVRSPEGLWALVLPMVILAGFALHSPFILAKLNFLPDWHQLNLPLAAVLIISTMVGGGTAMYLYLNEKISKPIHIFSDPVREFFAKDLYTAELYKNTVIFAVALISKIIDWLDRYFVDGVINFLGLATLFGGQSLKYNNSGQSQSYALSIVAGILLFIAALSYPLLKHWQF; this comes from the coding sequence ATGAATACTTTTTTCAGTCAGAGTGTCTGGCTTGTTCCCTGCTATCCTTTGCTGGGCATGGGTCTATCGGCGCTATGGATGCCGAGCATCACCCGAAAAACAGGGCCACGGCCTGCGGGCTACGTCAATATGTTGCTTACTTTTATGGCCCTAGTCCATAGTTGTCTTGCCTTCATCGAGCGATGGGAACAGCCCGCCCTAAAACCATCGTTAACTTGGCTCCAGGCGGCGGACTTGACCCTCAGCATCGACCTCGATATTTCCAGCATTACTATCGGGGCGCTGATTCTGATTGCCGGGATTAATTTACTCGCCCAACTCTATGCTGTGGCCTACTTAGAAATGGATTGGGGCTGGGCGAGATTTTTCGCGACCATGAGCTTATTTGAAGCGGGGATGTGTGCCTTGGTGCTCTGTAATTCCCTTTTCTTTAGCTATGTGGTACTCGAAATTTTGACCCTCGGTACTTATCTGTTAATTGGCTATTGGTTTAACCAGTCCCTGGTGGTCACGGGGGCGCGGGATGCGTTTTTAACAAAACGGGTCGGCGATCTGTTCTTGCTGATGGGGGTTGTGGCTCTGTTGCCCCTTGCTGGTACTTGGAATTTTGATGGTCTGGCTGAATGGGCAGCAACGGCAGAACTCGATCCGACTTTGGCAACGCTGCTTTGCTTGGCCTTAATTGCGGGGCCGTTGGGGAAATGCGCCCAATTTCCTTTACACCTCTGGCTTGATGAGGCGATGGAAAGTCCTGTCCCGGCAACGGTGGTGCGGAATAGTCTCGTGGTTGGTACTGGAGCCTGGGTGCTGATTAAGTTGCAGCCGATTTTTGCCCTCTCGGATTTTGCTTCTACCTTTATGATTGCGATTGGGGCAACAACGGCCTTGGGGGCGGCCATGGTGGCGATCGCCCAGATTGATATCAAACGTTCTTTGTCCTATTCCGTCAGTGCCTACATGGGCATGGTCTTTATGGCGGTGGGTTCCCAACAGGATCAAACGACATTGGTCTTGCTGCTCACCTATGGCGTGGCGATGGCAATTCTCGTGATGGCGATCGGTGGCGTTGTTTTAGTCAATATCAGCCAAGATTTAACCCAATATGGCGGCCTCTGGTCACGGCGACCGATTACGGGGATTTGCTACCTCGTCGGTGCTGCTTCCCTCGTTGCCCTACCGCCGTTTGGGGGATTCTGGAGCCTGGCCCAACTGACGACAAATTTTTGGAAAACAAGTCCGATTCTGGCCGTGATTTTGATTACGGTCAATGCCTTGACTTCCTTTAGTATCATGCGAGAATTTGGCCTGATTTTTGGCGGTAAGCCGAAGCAGATGACCGTGCGATCGCCAGAAGGATTATGGGCTTTGGTTCTGCCGATGGTGATTCTTGCGGGTTTCGCCCTCCACAGTCCTTTTATTCTGGCGAAACTGAATTTTCTACCGGATTGGCACCAGTTGAATCTGCCCCTAGCTGCAGTTTTGATTATTTCGACCATGGTCGGTGGCGGTACCGCGATGTATCTTTATCTCAATGAAAAAATCAGTAAACCGATTCATATTTTTTCAGATCCGGTGCGGGAATTTTTCGCCAAGGATTTGTACACAGCGGAGTTGTATAAAAACACAGTTATTTTTGCCGTTGCCTTGATTTCCAAAATCATTGACTGGTTAGACCGCTATTTTGTCGATGGGGTGATCAACTTTCTCGGTTTAGCAACCCTTTTCGGTGGCCAAAGTTTGAAATATAACAACTCTGGTCAAAGCCAATCCTATGCCCTCTCGATTGTGGCCGGTATTCTCCTCTTTATTGCCGCTTTATCGTATCCCTTGCTGAAGCATTGGCAATTTTAA
- a CDS encoding c-type cytochrome: MKKLLAIALTVLATVFAFGTPAFAADAAAGAQVFAANCAACHAGGNNAVMPTKTLKADALKTYLAGYKDGSKSLEEAVAYQVTNGQGAMPAFGGRLSDADIANVAAYIADQAENNKW, encoded by the coding sequence TTGAAAAAATTACTTGCTATTGCTTTAACCGTACTTGCTACTGTTTTTGCCTTCGGGACTCCTGCATTTGCCGCTGATGCTGCTGCTGGTGCCCAGGTATTTGCCGCTAACTGTGCCGCTTGCCATGCTGGTGGTAACAACGCAGTCATGCCCACCAAAACCCTAAAGGCTGATGCCCTAAAAACTTACCTCGCTGGCTACAAAGATGGCAGCAAGTCCCTCGAAGAAGCGGTTGCCTACCAAGTAACCAACGGACAAGGGGCAATGCCTGCTTTCGGTGGTCGTCTAAGCGATGCTGACATTGCTAACGTTGCCGCTTACATCGCTGACCAAGCAGAAAACAACAAATGGTAA
- a CDS encoding cytochrome P450, with the protein MAIATEFKSIPRLSTGKFQQKLQLLLNPVGYLTRLASSAPDLAYMPAAGYDQPLVLAYHPEAIRQLLSNSNQAFAAPGELNGIIEPLVGQQSLVSLSGDRHRQERKLIMPAFHGARMHNYGALITQIIEEELSQLKPGQAFQMQDITQKITLRTIIEVVFGVQGGDRYAPIMAMTRKILNRFTSPIANSFLFFTSLQKDLGAWSPWGSFIRDRQALDELIYAELQERRAHPDPERTDILSLLMAATDEAGNTMDDQQLRDELMLLLFAGHETTAIAMAWGTYWLHTHPEVMAKVRAEITALGENPDPMDIYRLPYLAAVCNETLRINPVAMFTFARQAVATTQLLDYSIEGGTVLMGSIYLLHQRPDLYPNPREFRPERFLERQFTPYEFMPFGGGVRRCAGEALAMVELRLGLAAIATQTDLTLLDQVPVAAKRKGLVLSPATGVKMRFNGSKT; encoded by the coding sequence ATGGCGATCGCCACTGAATTCAAGTCCATTCCGCGTTTATCTACGGGAAAATTTCAGCAAAAATTACAATTGTTGTTGAATCCTGTGGGGTATTTGACCCGCTTAGCAAGCTCAGCCCCCGATCTCGCCTATATGCCAGCGGCAGGCTACGACCAGCCCTTGGTTTTGGCCTATCATCCTGAGGCGATACGGCAGTTGCTCAGTAATAGTAACCAGGCTTTTGCGGCCCCTGGGGAGTTAAACGGCATTATTGAACCCCTGGTGGGGCAACAGTCTTTGGTGAGTTTGAGTGGCGATCGCCATCGGCAAGAAAGAAAGCTGATCATGCCAGCCTTCCACGGGGCGCGGATGCACAACTATGGGGCGCTCATTACCCAAATTATTGAGGAGGAGTTGTCTCAGTTAAAGCCGGGCCAAGCTTTCCAGATGCAGGACATCACCCAAAAGATTACTCTGCGCACAATTATTGAGGTGGTCTTTGGGGTACAGGGGGGCGATCGCTACGCGCCGATTATGGCGATGACCCGCAAGATTTTGAATCGGTTTACCTCGCCCATCGCCAATAGTTTTCTCTTTTTTACGTCGTTGCAAAAGGATTTGGGAGCCTGGAGTCCCTGGGGCAGTTTTATCCGCGATCGCCAAGCCCTAGATGAGTTGATCTACGCCGAATTGCAGGAACGCCGCGCCCATCCCGACCCGGAGCGGACTGACATTTTGTCTCTGCTGATGGCGGCCACTGACGAAGCGGGCAACACCATGGACGATCAACAGTTACGCGATGAGTTGATGTTGCTGTTGTTTGCGGGCCACGAAACGACGGCGATCGCCATGGCCTGGGGCACCTATTGGCTCCATACCCACCCGGAAGTGATGGCAAAAGTCCGCGCCGAAATCACAGCCTTGGGCGAAAATCCTGACCCGATGGACATTTACCGCTTGCCCTACCTCGCAGCCGTTTGCAATGAAACCCTACGGATTAATCCCGTGGCGATGTTCACTTTTGCTCGTCAAGCTGTTGCCACCACCCAGTTGCTCGATTATTCCATTGAGGGGGGCACGGTGTTGATGGGGTCAATTTATCTGCTCCACCAACGCCCGGATCTCTACCCCAACCCCAGAGAATTTCGCCCTGAACGGTTCCTAGAACGGCAGTTTACGCCCTACGAATTTATGCCCTTTGGGGGCGGTGTGCGTCGTTGTGCCGGGGAAGCTCTAGCGATGGTGGAGTTGCGCCTGGGTCTGGCGGCGATCGCCACCCAAACAGACTTAACCTTATTGGATCAAGTGCCCGTCGCGGCCAAACGCAAGGGGTTAGTTTTGTCTCCTGCAACGGGGGTGAAAATGCGCTTTAACGGCAGCAAAACCTAG
- a CDS encoding LysR family transcriptional regulator translates to MIPATLHQLKVFETTARHGSFTKAAEELSITQPTVSGQVKQLTQTIGMPLFEHIGRKLYLTEAGEELLATCQEIFERLDNFEMKLAALQGAKRGQLRLGVITTTKYFVPRILGEFCQDYPDIDVSLQVINHQQLHDRMADNLDDLYILSNLPDDLDVHAQAFLDNPLVVVARADHPLAHQKNLPLSVLDGADFVTREMGSGTRLAVEKLLAEHDVSVQVRLELGSNEAIKQAIAGGLGISVLSRHTLITEPPHGELTVLDVEHFPIQRHWYVAYLAGKQLSVIAQAFLEFMVRSSQKTLENSGRRSLALQP, encoded by the coding sequence TTGATCCCTGCAACTCTCCACCAACTGAAGGTGTTTGAAACCACGGCTCGCCACGGCAGTTTTACCAAGGCAGCGGAGGAATTATCAATCACCCAACCGACGGTTTCTGGACAAGTGAAACAACTGACCCAGACCATCGGGATGCCACTGTTTGAACATATTGGCAGAAAGCTATATCTCACGGAAGCAGGTGAGGAACTCCTCGCAACCTGCCAAGAAATCTTTGAACGGTTGGATAACTTTGAGATGAAGTTGGCCGCCCTGCAGGGAGCGAAACGGGGTCAACTCCGCCTTGGGGTAATCACCACAACCAAATATTTTGTGCCGCGTATCCTGGGGGAATTTTGCCAAGATTACCCAGATATCGATGTGTCTTTGCAGGTGATCAACCACCAACAGCTCCATGATCGGATGGCGGATAATCTAGATGATCTCTACATCCTGAGTAATTTGCCCGATGATCTTGATGTCCATGCGCAAGCATTTTTGGACAATCCCTTGGTGGTGGTGGCCCGCGCCGATCATCCCCTGGCTCACCAGAAAAATCTCCCTCTGTCTGTGTTGGATGGGGCCGATTTTGTGACGCGGGAAATGGGGTCGGGGACACGACTTGCGGTCGAAAAGCTCCTGGCAGAACATGATGTGTCGGTACAGGTGCGCCTGGAACTGGGGTCAAATGAGGCGATTAAACAGGCGATCGCCGGTGGCCTAGGGATTTCTGTCTTGTCCCGCCATACTTTGATCACAGAGCCTCCCCACGGCGAATTAACGGTGTTGGATGTGGAGCATTTTCCGATCCAGCGCCACTGGTATGTTGCCTACCTCGCCGGGAAACAACTGTCGGTGATTGCCCAAGCCTTTTTGGAGTTTATGGTCCGGTCTAGCCAGAAAACTCTCGAAAATTCAGGGCGGCGATCGCTTGCTCTGCAACCCTAA